The Akkermansiaceae bacterium genome segment TTCGCGTCCGTGAAGATGACGCGGTCCGCATCCCCGTCGAAGGACACACCGAGGTCGGCGTTGTGCAGTCGGACCAGGTCGCCGGCGGTTCCGGGATAAAGGGCGCCGCAGCCGTCGTTGATGTTGAGACCGTCCGGGTCGATGCCGGTGGTGATCACCTCCGCCCCGAGTTCCCGGAAAATCAGCGGCGCGATCGAGTAGGCCGCGCCGTTTCCGCAATCGAGCACGATCTTCATGCCGTGCAGGGAGATGTTGTCCGCGGTGTGCTTGGCGAACTCGATGTAGCGGCCGCGGGCGTCGTCGATGCGCTTCGCCTTGCCGATCTGGGCGGCGGGCAACGGGCTCGCCTCCGGCTCGTCGCCGAGAATGTGGCGCTCGATGATGGCCTCCAGCTCGTCGGAAAGCTTGTAGCCGTCCGGCCCGAAAATCTTCAACCCGTTGTCCTCGTAGGGATTGTGGGAGGCCGTGAGCATGATGCCCGCGGTCGCGCCCATCGACTTGATCAGGTGGGCCACCGCCGGGGTAGGCAGCGGACCGACCAGCAGCACGTCCATCCCCATGGAAACCAGCCCGCTGGTGAGGGCGGTTTCCAGCATGTAGCCGGAGATGCGGGTGTCCTTGCCCACCAGCACCCGGTTGCGGTTCGTCCCGGACGTCCGCATCACCCGCGCCACGGCCTTGCCCACGCGCAGGGCCACTTCCGCCGTGATCGGGAATTCATTTGCCCTGCCACGGATGCCATCGGTTCCAAAAAGTTTCATATAAGGGGTCGGGGCGCGGAGTAGCTCAGATTCCGAGGCTTTAAACAAGAGCGAATCGGTTACGGACCCAAGACCGCGCGGTGGATCCGGCCAGGCGATTTCTTCAGGAATTGACGCGCGAGATCTTCGAACTGCTCGGAAAGGTCGGTCAGGTGGAGTTCCAGGCTTCCCTCCCGTTCGCGGGAGGCCAGCAGTTCCAGCCGCGTCAGCTCCTGCTTCAGATGCTCCGCACAGGTGGTGGCGGAATCGACCAGCCTCACATCCCCCGGGAGGAGGTCTTTCAACACGGGGATCAGCAGCGGATAATGCGTGCAGGCCAACATGAGCGTGTCGATGCCGCGGTCGATCAGCGGGTTCAGGTAGGTTTTCAGCACCTCGCGGGTCGCCGGATGGTCGATCCAGTTTTCCTCGACCAGCGGGACCAGCAGCGGGGCCGCCTGCCCATGGATCAGCAGGCCGGTGCGTTTCTGCGCCAGCGCATGCTGGTAGGCGTGGGAGCGGATGGTGCCACGGGTGGCGATGATCCCGATCCGGGCCGCCCCATCGTCCTCCAGAACCGCCTCCACCCCCGGCTGGATCACGCCGATGATGGGCACACGGTATTGCTGGTGCAGTTGCGGCAGCGCGTGGGCCGTCGCCGTGTTGCAGGCCA includes the following:
- a CDS encoding phosphoglucosamine mutase, translating into MKLFGTDGIRGRANEFPITAEVALRVGKAVARVMRTSGTNRNRVLVGKDTRISGYMLETALTSGLVSMGMDVLLVGPLPTPAVAHLIKSMGATAGIMLTASHNPYEDNGLKIFGPDGYKLSDELEAIIERHILGDEPEASPLPAAQIGKAKRIDDARGRYIEFAKHTADNISLHGMKIVLDCGNGAAYSIAPLIFRELGAEVITTGIDPDGLNINDGCGALYPGTAGDLVRLHNADLGVSFDGDADRVIFTDANGQVVTGDRVLALCAIGLKEQGRLKKDTLVATVMSNLGLIEAMKKQGIKVETTAVGDRNVIECIRKNGYSFGGENSGHLIFADHSTTGDGIMSALQIIRLMKERNATMAQLSSVMTEYPTQLVNLPTKAKPAIGSLKKLNALMDEATGDFGDQGRHLIRYSGTENKIRVLVEHRDAEQVERWVSRFTDAIKEEIG
- a CDS encoding glutamate racemase — its product is MGTLGAVNSAPLGIFDSGVGGLTVVRAVQELLPSEDILYLGDTARLPYGSKSPETIRQFADEDVRFLISKGVKAVVVACNTATAHALPQLHQQYRVPIIGVIQPGVEAVLEDDGAARIGIIATRGTIRSHAYQHALAQKRTGLLIHGQAAPLLVPLVEENWIDHPATREVLKTYLNPLIDRGIDTLMLACTHYPLLIPVLKDLLPGDVRLVDSATTCAEHLKQELTRLELLASREREGSLELHLTDLSEQFEDLARQFLKKSPGRIHRAVLGP